The sequence GACAGAACGCCAAGGTCCCGAAAACACGCCAAGAACAATCAGCGTTTTCAGTAATTGCGAAAAAGTGACATTTTTCCATAACGGAAAATCATTAGGCGAAAAACAACGTAATCTCGCGCTTTATCCTGCAAATGGCTTGACTTGGGATGTTAATTTTGCAAAAGGAGAAAATACTTTGGTTGCTGTTGGAAAAACAAAAGAAGGAAAAACAGTTTCTGATACGCTAAAAGTAAATTATCGTTTTAAGAAAAATGAAGCTGCAACATCGCTTCAACTGTCTTCGGAGAAATTAAAAAATGGTAATTATTTGGTAACTGCAATAGCGATAGACAACAATAATTTACGTTGTTTGGATTATGAAGAAAGTGTTTATTTCCAATGCATCAAAGGCGGAAAAACTTTAAGAAATCAAGGAACTCCAACAGGTAGTGAATCTATTAAAATGGCCAATGGAAAAGCTTCAATCGAAGTAATTCCAGACGGTTCAAATACCCCAATTGAAATGACGGCACTTAACCAAAGTTTTAAAGGAGAATATTTAAAGATTCCAGTGAATTAAGGTTTTATTTATTTTTATGTAGCGTGTCACCCTGAGCGAAGTCGAAGGGGAGCAAGAGACTCTACAAAGATTGGCGATTTTGATTGTGGAGCTTTATGCCACCCTCCGACTTCACTCAGGGTGACAAATTGTATTCAAAATTAATTTGTTCAATCTGTGTAAAACTAAAAACCGTTATCAATTCATTAACAAAAAACAAATCGTAATTTCATGATTTTTCTTAATTATTAACTTACTTTGTAGTTATTCTAAAAATTGTAACCTTATGAAAAAAATTTATTTATTAGCAGTTACATTGTTTGCTGCTTTTACAGTTCAGGCGCAAGATGTGGTGAAATTTGCTCCGCTTGATGCTAGTCCGGTTGATATTTCTTATTTCCCAAACAAGTCTGTTAAATTCAAAAAAACAGATACTCCAAATCCAGTTGTCAAAGTTCTTTATTCAAGACCTTCTGTAAAAGGAAGAACTATTTTTGGTGATGTTGTAAAATTTGGTGAAGTATGGAGAGTTGGTGCTAACGAAAATACAGAGGTTAAATTCTACAAAGATGTAACAATCGGCGGTAAAAAAATCCCTGCTGGATATTACAGTTTATTTGCTATTCCTGAAAAAGACAAATGGACTATTATCATCAATAAAGAATTGGATTTATGGGGAGGTTATGCTTACGACGAAAGCAAAGATGTTGTTAGAGTTTCAGTTCCTGTTAAACCAGTTTCTGATGTGATCGAAGCTTTATCTATTGCTTTTACAACGCAAGGAAATGTAGCTAATTTAGTTATTGGCTGGGATAAAACTACTGTTGAATTGCCTATTACGATTAAATAATTTAAATCGTTTTACAGATAAAAAAAGAGACATTTTACAATGTCTCTTTTTTTTTGTTTTTAATTCAAAGCTCCAGCGGAGCGAAATATTTATAGAACCAAAATAAGATTTGAAGGAAAGCTCCAGCGGAGCGAAATATGTCACCCTGCTGGACTTTTTTTACATACACGAATATCTTTCTATGAATATTGTGTCTCTCTAAGACTTATGGAATTTTATAAGGCATAGCCCGTGGTTTCAACCACGGGGATATGGATTGTTTTTCGATTGCGTCCCCGCGGTTGAAACCGCGGGCTATATTTGAACATAGAAGTCAAAAAAAGAGACATTTTTAAATATCTCTTTTTTAAATATCTCTTTTTGTTCTTAAACTTTCACAGTTTCTATAATTTTATCCAATGTAATTGGCAAATCTCGAACGCGTTTTCCTGTTGCATTAAAAACAGCATTTGCGATTGCAGGTGCCATTCCAACCAAAGCTGTTTCTCCCAAACCTTTTGTTCCCATTGGGTTACTGACTGGGTCCTTTTTATTAACGAAAAATACTTCTTGTTTTTCAATATCAGCATTTACTGGAACATGATAATCCGCAAAATTATTGTTAATTGGGCGTCCAAAACGATGATCGATTTCTAAAGCTTCCATCAGCCCCATTCCGATTCCGCCAACTGCTCCACCAAACATTTGTCCAGCTGAAGTTTTTTGGCTGATTACAGTTCCAATATCTGCACAAGAAACCACATGCGCCAATCTTATTTTTCCAATATTCGGATTCACCAAAACTTTCACAAAATGAACAGAAAACGAATAAATCGAATATTTTCTTGCTTCTTCTGTTCCTTTTGACATATTTTCAACCGCAAAATCTTCCAATTTATTTGATGCCAATAAAGAAGCTAAAGAAACTGTTTTCGAATTCGTTTTTGAAGAAATTACCCCATTTGCAAATGTTAGATCAGTAATTGCAGTTCCTTTAAAAGTAGGTGTTTCGCTTGCCAAACCAAGAATTTTGCTCACCAATAAATTACAAGAATCATGCACCGCTGAACCTACAGATGAAGTCGTTGCCGAGCCACCTTGTGTCGGTCCTTTTGGCAAACCGCTTTTTCCCATTTCAACAATCACATTTTCAGACGGCATTCCCATTATTTCTGCACCAATAGCTGTCATCATAGTTGCAGTCCCTGGTCCCATGTCGTTCACACTACATTGCAATACCAAATTCCCATCGGTCAAGAACTTTGCTTTTACGGTAGTAGGACTTCTGTAGCAACCAAAAGTTCCTGTTCCCATTCCGTATCCTACTAGCCACTCACCTTCACGAACTGATCCCGGTTTGTTTTTACGGTTTTTCCAACCAATACGTTCCATTCCGCCTTCGTAGCATTCTAAAAGATATTTGCTGCTCCATGGTTTATTTTGTTCCAAATCTTTCTCCGCATAATTGCGTTTGCGAAACTCAATTGGATCTAAATCTAATTTATAAGCCATTTCATCCATTGCACATTCAAGTGCAAAAGAACCTGTCGCCTCACCCGGACCGCGCATCCAGATTGGCGTACACGTATCCAAAGGCACAATGCGATAACGCGTTGAAACATTGGCACAATCATAAATAAAACGGGACATGTTTACCGTTCCTTCCATAAAATCTTCATAACTTGAAGTCATTGCAACGGCCTCATGTGTCAATCCTGTCAATTTACCATCTTTGGTCGCACCTAAACCCATTTTTTGGATAGTGTAAGGTCTGAAACCAACATTTGTAAACATTTGTTCGCGATGCAAAACCAATTTAACGGGACGATTCAATTTTTTTGCCCCAATCAAAGCCGCAATTTCATAAGGCCAAGTATGCAATCCCATTCCGAATGCACCTCCAATGTATTCTGAATGCACCGAAACATCTTCTGCAGGAATTCCGAAAACCTCTCCAATACTTCTTCTTGTTCCTTCGACACCTTGACTTTTCGTATAAACAGTCGGTTTATTTCCCTCCCATTTTGCAATTATATTCGCCAATTCCATCGGATTATGAACTTCAGTTGGAATCGTATATTCAGTTTCTAAAACAACCTCAGCATTTTTATAGCCGTCATGTTCCCCACGATGATAATCATTTCCTTTATCCGTTTCTACTTTCTTTTCTTGATCAGCAGCTTTTTTTAATTCAGTCGAATGCTCTTCTTTCAAATAATCCGCTTTGATCAAACTTGCCGCATATTGCATACGCTCAAAAGAATCCGCAATCACAAGTGCAATCGGCTGATCGTAATACAATATTGAATCATCTTTGAAAATCTGCAATGGCTGACCAAAATTATGCTTATCCTTTGCTTTTTGATATCCAGAAGGTTTATCAACATTTAAATGTGTAATTACCGCCAAAACGCCCGGAGCCCATTCTGCTTTTTTAGTATCAATGGTTTTAATTTTTCCTTTTGCAATTGTACTTCCAACCAAGCAGCCATAAACAACACCATCTGTTTTATATTCTGCCGAATACGTCGCTGCTCCTGTTACTTTAGCAAATCCATCTACTCTATTTATATTACTTGTCTTGCTCATAATTTAATTTATTTAGATGATGCTATAGTTAATGCTTCTACAATGGCATTTGGTCCAAGAGTCAATTTAAAATCGTTGTCTCCGTAACTTTTCGCGCCTTTCATTGCCAAATTTGCCGCTTGTCTAAAAGTATCTTCCGAAACGGCTTTTCCTTTCAAAAATTCCTCTGCTTCGGTTAATCTCCAAGGTTTGTGTGCGACACCGCCCATTGCTAAACGTGCGCTGTTAATTTTATTGTTTTGAATGTCCAAAGCCGCTGCAACAGAAACTAATGCAAAAGCATAGCTCGATCTGTCTCGAACTTTTAAATAATGGACATTTTTATTGAAATTATGATCCGGAATTTCAACCGAAGTGATCAATTCTTTGTCTAAAAGCGTATTGTCTTTTTCTGGTGTATTTCCCGGCAAACGATGAAAATCACTGAATTTAATTTGTCTTTTACCTTTTGGTCCTTCTACTAAAACTATGGCATCAAGCGCTGCCAAAGCCACGCACATATCACTTGGATGAACAGCAATACAGCTTTCCGAAGCACCAAAAATTGCGGCCATTCTATTTGAACCGCCAATGGCACCACAACCGCTTTTTGGGTCTCTTTTATTGCAAGGCATATCCGGATTATAAAAGTAGGAACAACGGGTGCGTTGCAACATATTTCCGCCTACCGTCGCCATGTTTCTAATTTGCTGCGATGCACCGGCCGCTAAAGCTAAAGCTAATAACGGATGTTTTTCTTTTATTTCTTTATCCTCGGCAACCTGACTATTTTTTGCCAATGCGCCTATCGATACTTTTCCACTTAAAAATTCTATCATTTTTAAGTCCAAACCTGTAATATCAATTAGCTTGTCAGGAGCTGTGATATTTTTTTTCATCAAATCAACAAGATTTGTTCCTCCAGCAATAAATTTAGCAGAAGCCTCTTTGTTAATACTTGAAACCGCTGAACCTGAAGATAATGCTCTGATTACTTGAAAATTTTTCATGACAACATCCCTCCTTCCTTAACTTCTGTAATTGCATCAACTATATTATGATAAGCACCACATCTGCAGATATTACCACTCATATATTCTCTAATTTCTTCTCTGCTATTGGCGTGACCTTCTTTAATACAAGCAATTCCCGACATGATTTGTCCAGGCGTGCAATAGCCACACTGAAAACCATCATGTTTGATGAAAGCTTCCTGCATTGGGTGCAATTTCTTTCCTTTAGAAAGCCCTTCTATTGTGGTTACTTGGGCATTTTGCTGCATTGTTGCCAATGTCAAGCAAGACAAAACTCTAGTTCCGTTTACGTGAACTGTACATGCGCCACATTGCCCGTGATCGCAACCTTTTTTGGTTCCTGTAAGCTGTAATTGCTCTCTTAACAAGTCAAGCAAAGTAGTTCTCGGTTCGATATTCAGATTGTGTTTTTTGCCATTTATTTCAATAGAAAGTGGCACTGTTTCTAAATATTCGGCTATTTTTTCATCCCATTTATTCTCAGACGCCATCACTAAAGACGGCGGTGTCAAAGCGAGGGCCGTAAGCAGTCCCGATTTTTTTATAAAGTCACGACGAGAACTTGCATTTTCCTCTGTTGCTTTATCCTGATTTGTTTTTTTAGAAGCCATTCAGTCTATTTTTAAATTAGCAAAAACACCTTGGTTATTCTAACAAATTTAACAATCTTAAAGCATAAAAAATTATAAAATTCAAACATTAGCTTTATTTAGAATAATTACAACTTCTTTTTTTTATAACGCAAAGTGCGCAAAGATTTTTTTTAAAGTTAGTTATCTACATAACCGCAAAGTTCGCAAAGCTTTACCAATTCCAACTTTGCGAACTTTGTGTTTGTTGTTGCGCAAGATGAGGAAAAAATCTTAGCGCACTTTGCGTTACAAAAAAAAAGCAGATTTATATTTTCACTTTGAAAATTGTATTTTTACTTCATTAAATCAAAATTATGCCTCAGCAACAAAACATCTATCTCGACAATAACGCAACAACTCGTGTTGATAAACGCGTTTTAGATGCAATGCTTCCCTATTTTTCTGATTTATATGCCAATGCTTCAAGCAGTCATATTGCGGGATTAACGGTAAATGAAGCTGTTGAAAATGCAACATGGCAAACTGCAAACTTAATTGGTGCAAACGAAGACGAAATCATATTTACTTCCGGAGCAACAGAATCAATAAATTTAGCGATAAAAGGTTTGATCAATCAAGATCGAAAACATATCGTCACAGTTTCAACAGAACATAAAGTCATTTTAAAAACTTGTGAGTTTATGGAATCCATCGGTTTTGAAGTCACTTATTTATCTGTTGCTTCCAATGGTATTTTAGATCTTGAAATTTTAAATCAAAATATTACAGATAAAACATTGTTAGTCTGTGTTATGATGGTTAATAATGAAACTGGCGTTTTTCAAAATAGTAGAGAAATTGCCAAACTTGTACACTCAAAAAATGCTCTTTTTATGTGTGATGCAACGCAGGCAGTTGGAAAAATCCAGATTGATGTTCAAACTCTTGGAATTGATCTTTTGCCTTTTTCAGCACATAAATTTTATGGACCAAAAGGCATTGGCGCGCTTTATATTTCGGCGAAAGCCAAAATTAAACTGACTCCACAATTACATGGAGGTGATCACCAACGAAGATTAAGAAGCGGAACTCTAAATGTTCCCGGAATTATAGGTTTAGGCAAAGCTGCTGAAATTGCTTTGAACGAAATGAAAAGCGATCAGGAACGTGTTGAAAAACTGAGAGACAAACTAGAAAAAGGTTTATTGCAATTTGAAGGTTCTTTTGTAAATGGTACTATTACTGAAAGAATTTACAACACTACAAACATCTGTTTTCCGGGCGTAAATTCAGAACAGCTGATTTTGGCTTTGGGAAATATTTCGGTTTCAAATGGTTCTTCTTGTTCGGCAGTAACCTCAGAACCTTCTCATGTTTTGAAAGCTTTGAGATTATCGGATGAAAATGCTTTGAGCTCGATTCGTTTCAGTTTGGGAAGATTCACAACTTCTGAAGAAATTGATGAAACTATTGAACGAGTAAATGCTTTGGCGCTTCACTTAAGACAATAATTTATTTTATTTTTTTGTCTCCCGCAGATTCTGCAGATTTAGGAGATTTTCTTTGTTATTTATTATAAATAATCTGCTAATCTGCGAGAAAAAAATCAAAACTCAGACATCAATTTATTGTAATCGTCTTCTGTATCGATATCAATATTTCCTTTTTCAAATGACACTGAAACCACATCATCTGAAAATTTACTGATTATTTTTTTTGCGCCTTCTTGTCCTTTTAATTCCAATAATTCATTGAAATACTTTTTCTTGAAAAGAACTGGAGTTCCCAATGTTTCTGAATAGGCTGAAGCTACTATTCCTTTTCCGGTTTTATGATGTTCTTCAATTAAATGTTCAAAAATCAAACTCGAAACATAAGGCTGATCGCACACTGCAAAAATGCAATTTTCATAATCAGGATATAAAGTCAATAATTTCTTAAGTCCGTTTATAATCGATGATGACATTCCGGACTCCCAATCTGGATTAAAACTTATTTTTATTCTTGACGGATCGAGTTCTTCTTCAATCAATTGATTGTTAGCGCCTGTAACAACAATAATTTTTACGTCTGAAACTAAAGAAGCCTCTGCAATCGTATTTTTTAAAAGCGTTGAATCTTTATAGCCTAAAAGCTGTTTTGGCTGGCCCAATCTTGAAGAATTTCCAGCAGCCAAAATTATAATGCCAGTTTTATATTGCGCTTTATGCTCCATAATGAATTTCGTCGTGAATTTTTCCCAACTTATATTTTAAAGAAGTTCCTGTTTTTCCTGATGCAAAAGCCTTGATTTCGGCAACAATCGACAATGCAATTTCTTCTGAAGTTTCGGCTCCAATATCGAGTCCAACCGGACTATGAATTCTCTGCAACTGTTCTTCAGTAACTGAAATTCCTTCCATTTGAAGATCATCGAGCATTCGATTCAGTTTTGATTTTGGCCCGAGGATTCCAATATAACGACAGTCTGTATTTAATAGTAATCTTAAAACTGCTAAATCGTATTTATAATTGTGCGTCATCAAAACAAAATAAGTCTGATCGTCTATGTTTATATTTTCTAAAAAATCTTCCGATTTTACAACCGAAACCTTATTTGCTGATGGAAAACGTTTTTTTGAAGCATGGGCATTTCGTCCATCGCCAATGGTAACTTCCCAACCTAACAAAGTCGTCATTTTTACCAATGGCTGTACATCATTTCCTGCTCCCGCAATTACTAACGAAACTGGTGGTTTTATGTATTCAATCAAAGCTTCGTCCTCACTATTTTCTTGTATTTTTTTTACCGAAGTCATTTTGGTCAAAAGCACTTCTTTTGCTTCTGAAATTAAATTTAATGCATTATTATGGTGATGCAAAACGGGACTGTCTTTTCTAAAAAACAAACTCGTTCCTATTTGGTTTGCTCTTTTGTTTAACGAAAAAATCGTAATAATTACCGCTTCTTTTCTTTCTGCCTTTAATTGGCTCAAAAGCTGAATTGGGTTATTTTCCAATTCATAATCAATATACTCAAACAAAATATGCACGATTCCATTGCATCCCAATTGAAGTCCAATCTCGGCATCGTCTTCATTGCTGGTATTATAAGTAACTAATTTGTTTTGCTTTTGATTGATGGAAAGAAGTGCTTTTCGGAGTGCATCACCTTCCAGACAACCTCCGCTGATAGCTCCGGTCAATATGCCGTCTTCGGTAACAAGCATACGCGCACCCGGTTGACGGTATGATGAACCTTCTACTTTGACAACCGTTGCCAAAGCTGTTTTTTTCTCTCCTGATTTTGCTTCTGAATACGCTTTTAAAATTTCGCTGATTTCCTTCATAAAATATTTTTCAACAGCAAAACAAACCACTGATGATTTTTTTAAAGTCTAAAATTAAAAAATAATATAAACTTACGAGCAGTAAAATTGCTTAAGTTTAAAATATTCGGTATTTGCTTAACAATCTGGAAACAATTATTTTTTCTTACAACATCATTTGTTTAAGTAAGTTTTGTATTTTTATAATTAGCAAAAAAATATTACCTAACCTTAATAAAAAGCTACATGGGAAAATTTGTAATTATTAAAAGAACCAACGGAGAGTTTCAATTTAATTTAAAAGCTGGAAATGGCCAGACTATTTTAGCGAGTGAAGGGTATACAACTAAAGCGGCCTGCACAAACGGAATTGAGTCTGTAAAAACAAACTCGCAAGACGATGGTCGTTTTGACAGAAAAGAATCAAGCAACGGAAAACCGTATTTCAACCTAAAAGCAAGCAACGGGCAAATCATTGGAACAAGCGAAATGTATGAAAGCGTTGCTTCGAGAGAAAACGGAATCGAATCTGTAAAGAAAAATGCTCCAGACGCTGAGACTGATGATCAGACGGCGTAAGGCTAATTTTATATTATGAAAAAAGCTGTTTCTATAAAATTTAGAAACAGCTTTTTTATTTAAAATACACTAATAAAATATTATTTTTTCAAAGCATTTACTCCACTATGCGTTGGAACAACTTGTTTGATGCTTCCATCTGCATTAAATTCTAATTTATCCATGCAAACTTCGCGGTGAAAACCTCCAGCGTCGCCCATTTTAATTCCGGTTGGATAAGAGAATCTATGATACGTAATATACCATTCATCTTTATTTGGAATTTGCAAAACCGAATTATGTCCTGTTGCATAAATTCCCTGATCTGGAATTCCTTGAATTACAATATTGTTTTGCGGAATCTCAATTGGTCCAAGTGGCGATTTTGAAGTTCCGTATCTTACTTTATAATTTGGACTTCTGGTATCATCTTCACTCCATAAAAAGTAATAAGTTCCTTTTCTGTAAAATATATACGTTCCTTCACGGAAAGTTTTATCTACTTTAATCACTTTTGTACTTCCTTCTTTAAGCGAAATCATATCATCATTCAATTCGGCTACAGCCATATAACCGTTGCCCCAGTACAAATAACTTTTTCCTGATTTTGGATCGGTGAAAACATCTGGATCAATTTCTTGACCTCCCTTTATACCTTCAGGTTTTGAACTCACTAGTGCTTTTCCACTGTCTGTAAATGGACCAGTTGGATTATCTGATGAAGCAACTCCAATTTTCTGAGCCGCCGTGAAATAATAGAAATACTTGTATTTTCCTTTTATTTTTTTCTCTACAATACAAGGCGCCCAAGCATTTCTGTTAGCCCAAGTCACATCTTTTTTAAGATCGATGATAACTCCTTCATCTTTCCAATCCGTCAAATTATCAGATGAAAAAGTTTTGAAATAATATCCTGACCAACCGTCAAATCCATCACTTGTTGGGTAGATGTAATACTTTTTGGTTTTGTTTGAATACAGTATTTCTGGATCGGCATAATAACCTTCTAAAACTGGATTATTATTTACTTTTGGAAATTTTTCTGGCGTTCCCCATTTTGCATTCAAACGTTTCAATTCAGAATGCGTAATTGGCAAAATGGTTCCGTGGCGCGGATTAAAATCCATTGAAATGTCATTATCAATAACCGTGAAGTTTTCTAAATCTTTGCTTTTTGTAAACTGATATCTTCCTTTTGTATAAACATCATACATCAAAATATAATCATCCGAATTATTTAGTTTGAAAACACTTGAGCCTTCAACTCCGTCGTTTGTTTGTTGCAGATAATTATCATTTTCTATCCATTTTCCAGAAGTTAAATCGATAGTTGTAGCAACCTTTATTCCTGCTTTTCCGCCTTCGGTTTTATAAAAAAGATGGTAAACGCCATCTTTTTCAATAATATCACCATCGATGCAAGCTCTTTCTGATTTTGGAACAAACAATAATTTTGGTTCGCTTTCTAAGGCTGTAAAATCCTTATTCGCATAAGCGTAATAAATTTTATCCGGGCCTCCTGCATATTGAAGACTGAAATAAATTAGATATTTTCCAGCTTTTGCATCAAAAATTGTTTGAGGCGCCCAAACGCGTTTTAGATTCTCATTTCCAGGGAAAGTTGTCTGAATATTGACAACACTGCTTTTCCAGTTTACCAAATCGGTGCTTTTTAATAAAATCATGGCACGGTTGCTATCCCAGCCTTTTGAGGAAGTCATATCCGTCAAAACCATATAAAAAGTCTTTCCGTCGTCACCACGCAAGATATGCGGATCACGGACTCCTCCGGTTGAACTGATTATTTTACTGTCTAAAACAGGTTTGTTGTCGTTTAAATGATAATAATGATAACCGTCAGCACTTACGGCGTAACGAACTGCTTCTTCTTCGACTTTATTTCCTGTGAAATAAACGAATAAATAAGCTGTTAAATCCTTTTCAGCAATAACTGGCGGTGTTCCTTTTTGATTATTCTGAGCTTGTAAAACACTAAAAAATAAGGTTAGTGCAACAAGGCTAAATTTTAATTTTTTCATTTTTTTTTTCGGTTTATTTTGTTTTGGCGCGTATAACTACAAATGAATAGGGAGGCAATTCTTTTGAAAAAGCTTCTTTAATCGTGATTTTCTGTGAAACCGGTCTTGCCGAAGTATTTTCTGGAGCGCCAGATAATAAAGCATAATCAGCATTTTCTAGCAGAGAAAAATTTGAGACTTCAATTGATGGCGTTACCGCAACTGGAAGCACATTGACTAATTTGATAATCAAATCTCCAGAGGCATTGTCTTTTACAACAGAAACGCCAATACGTT comes from Flavobacterium sp. KACC 22761 and encodes:
- a CDS encoding cysteine desulfurase family protein, translating into MPQQQNIYLDNNATTRVDKRVLDAMLPYFSDLYANASSSHIAGLTVNEAVENATWQTANLIGANEDEIIFTSGATESINLAIKGLINQDRKHIVTVSTEHKVILKTCEFMESIGFEVTYLSVASNGILDLEILNQNITDKTLLVCVMMVNNETGVFQNSREIAKLVHSKNALFMCDATQAVGKIQIDVQTLGIDLLPFSAHKFYGPKGIGALYISAKAKIKLTPQLHGGDHQRRLRSGTLNVPGIIGLGKAAEIALNEMKSDQERVEKLRDKLEKGLLQFEGSFVNGTITERIYNTTNICFPGVNSEQLILALGNISVSNGSSCSAVTSEPSHVLKALRLSDENALSSIRFSLGRFTTSEEIDETIERVNALALHLRQ
- a CDS encoding nucleotidyltransferase family protein, producing the protein MEHKAQYKTGIIILAAGNSSRLGQPKQLLGYKDSTLLKNTIAEASLVSDVKIIVVTGANNQLIEEELDPSRIKISFNPDWESGMSSSIINGLKKLLTLYPDYENCIFAVCDQPYVSSLIFEHLIEEHHKTGKGIVASAYSETLGTPVLFKKKYFNELLELKGQEGAKKIISKFSDDVVSVSFEKGNIDIDTEDDYNKLMSEF
- a CDS encoding xanthine dehydrogenase family protein subunit M; the protein is MKNFQVIRALSSGSAVSSINKEASAKFIAGGTNLVDLMKKNITAPDKLIDITGLDLKMIEFLSGKVSIGALAKNSQVAEDKEIKEKHPLLALALAAGASQQIRNMATVGGNMLQRTRCSYFYNPDMPCNKRDPKSGCGAIGGSNRMAAIFGASESCIAVHPSDMCVALAALDAIVLVEGPKGKRQIKFSDFHRLPGNTPEKDNTLLDKELITSVEIPDHNFNKNVHYLKVRDRSSYAFALVSVAAALDIQNNKINSARLAMGGVAHKPWRLTEAEEFLKGKAVSEDTFRQAANLAMKGAKSYGDNDFKLTLGPNAIVEALTIASSK
- a CDS encoding (2Fe-2S)-binding protein, whose translation is MASKKTNQDKATEENASSRRDFIKKSGLLTALALTPPSLVMASENKWDEKIAEYLETVPLSIEINGKKHNLNIEPRTTLLDLLREQLQLTGTKKGCDHGQCGACTVHVNGTRVLSCLTLATMQQNAQVTTIEGLSKGKKLHPMQEAFIKHDGFQCGYCTPGQIMSGIACIKEGHANSREEIREYMSGNICRCGAYHNIVDAITEVKEGGMLS
- a CDS encoding family 43 glycosylhydrolase — protein: MKKLKFSLVALTLFFSVLQAQNNQKGTPPVIAEKDLTAYLFVYFTGNKVEEEAVRYAVSADGYHYYHLNDNKPVLDSKIISSTGGVRDPHILRGDDGKTFYMVLTDMTSSKGWDSNRAMILLKSTDLVNWKSSVVNIQTTFPGNENLKRVWAPQTIFDAKAGKYLIYFSLQYAGGPDKIYYAYANKDFTALESEPKLLFVPKSERACIDGDIIEKDGVYHLFYKTEGGKAGIKVATTIDLTSGKWIENDNYLQQTNDGVEGSSVFKLNNSDDYILMYDVYTKGRYQFTKSKDLENFTVIDNDISMDFNPRHGTILPITHSELKRLNAKWGTPEKFPKVNNNPVLEGYYADPEILYSNKTKKYYIYPTSDGFDGWSGYYFKTFSSDNLTDWKDEGVIIDLKKDVTWANRNAWAPCIVEKKIKGKYKYFYYFTAAQKIGVASSDNPTGPFTDSGKALVSSKPEGIKGGQEIDPDVFTDPKSGKSYLYWGNGYMAVAELNDDMISLKEGSTKVIKVDKTFREGTYIFYRKGTYYFLWSEDDTRSPNYKVRYGTSKSPLGPIEIPQNNIVIQGIPDQGIYATGHNSVLQIPNKDEWYITYHRFSYPTGIKMGDAGGFHREVCMDKLEFNADGSIKQVVPTHSGVNALKK
- a CDS encoding YegP family protein produces the protein MGKFVIIKRTNGEFQFNLKAGNGQTILASEGYTTKAACTNGIESVKTNSQDDGRFDRKESSNGKPYFNLKASNGQIIGTSEMYESVASRENGIESVKKNAPDAETDDQTA
- a CDS encoding XdhC family protein, with translation MKEISEILKAYSEAKSGEKKTALATVVKVEGSSYRQPGARMLVTEDGILTGAISGGCLEGDALRKALLSINQKQNKLVTYNTSNEDDAEIGLQLGCNGIVHILFEYIDYELENNPIQLLSQLKAERKEAVIITIFSLNKRANQIGTSLFFRKDSPVLHHHNNALNLISEAKEVLLTKMTSVKKIQENSEDEALIEYIKPPVSLVIAGAGNDVQPLVKMTTLLGWEVTIGDGRNAHASKKRFPSANKVSVVKSEDFLENINIDDQTYFVLMTHNYKYDLAVLRLLLNTDCRYIGILGPKSKLNRMLDDLQMEGISVTEEQLQRIHSPVGLDIGAETSEEIALSIVAEIKAFASGKTGTSLKYKLGKIHDEIHYGA
- a CDS encoding DUF2911 domain-containing protein, with amino-acid sequence MKKIYLLAVTLFAAFTVQAQDVVKFAPLDASPVDISYFPNKSVKFKKTDTPNPVVKVLYSRPSVKGRTIFGDVVKFGEVWRVGANENTEVKFYKDVTIGGKKIPAGYYSLFAIPEKDKWTIIINKELDLWGGYAYDESKDVVRVSVPVKPVSDVIEALSIAFTTQGNVANLVIGWDKTTVELPITIK
- a CDS encoding xanthine dehydrogenase family protein molybdopterin-binding subunit is translated as MSKTSNINRVDGFAKVTGAATYSAEYKTDGVVYGCLVGSTIAKGKIKTIDTKKAEWAPGVLAVITHLNVDKPSGYQKAKDKHNFGQPLQIFKDDSILYYDQPIALVIADSFERMQYAASLIKADYLKEEHSTELKKAADQEKKVETDKGNDYHRGEHDGYKNAEVVLETEYTIPTEVHNPMELANIIAKWEGNKPTVYTKSQGVEGTRRSIGEVFGIPAEDVSVHSEYIGGAFGMGLHTWPYEIAALIGAKKLNRPVKLVLHREQMFTNVGFRPYTIQKMGLGATKDGKLTGLTHEAVAMTSSYEDFMEGTVNMSRFIYDCANVSTRYRIVPLDTCTPIWMRGPGEATGSFALECAMDEMAYKLDLDPIEFRKRNYAEKDLEQNKPWSSKYLLECYEGGMERIGWKNRKNKPGSVREGEWLVGYGMGTGTFGCYRSPTTVKAKFLTDGNLVLQCSVNDMGPGTATMMTAIGAEIMGMPSENVIVEMGKSGLPKGPTQGGSATTSSVGSAVHDSCNLLVSKILGLASETPTFKGTAITDLTFANGVISSKTNSKTVSLASLLASNKLEDFAVENMSKGTEEARKYSIYSFSVHFVKVLVNPNIGKIRLAHVVSCADIGTVISQKTSAGQMFGGAVGGIGMGLMEALEIDHRFGRPINNNFADYHVPVNADIEKQEVFFVNKKDPVSNPMGTKGLGETALVGMAPAIANAVFNATGKRVRDLPITLDKIIETVKV